A window from Lactiplantibacillus pentosus encodes these proteins:
- the parE gene encoding DNA topoisomerase IV subunit B codes for MAKKSPKYDDSSIQVLEGLEAVRKRPGMYIGSTDGRGLHHLVYEIVDNAVDEALAGYGKEINVTIHADNSITVVDHGRGMPVGMHASGIPTPEVILTVLHAGGKFGQGGYKTSGGLHGVGASVVNALSSELTVTIIRDGYRYVEHFKDGGHPVGTLEKKGKTNKPTGTTMTFKPDASIFTTTVYNFQTLAERLRESAFLLKGVKITLTDERENQEQELVFHYEDGIKAFVSYLNEDKDTLGDIMFFDGTKEGVEVEVAAQYNDGYSENLLSFVNNVRTPDGGTHEVGFRSAWTKAFNEYARKVGLLKDKDKNLEGSDVREGLSAVISLRVPENLLQFEGQTKEKLGTPEARTIVDNIVSEQLQFFLMENGEFAQMLIRKSTKARQAREAARKARDESRNGKRRHKQERLLSGKLTPAQSKNAKKNELFLVEGDSAGGSAKQGRDRKFQAILPLRGKVLNTEKAKLADIVKNEEINTMIYTIGAGVGPEFDIKASNYDKVIIMTDADTDGAHIQILLLTFFYKYMRPMIDAGKIYIALPPLYRLQKRQNKQMRTEYAWTDEELTLKTKTFGKGYALQRYKGLGEMNAEQLWETTMDPEKRTLVRVRIDDAALAEKRVTTLMGDKVEPRRKWIESNVQFTLDEDGSLLDNEAVSSAHQQADQELAQQLKH; via the coding sequence ATGGCCAAGAAAAGCCCAAAATATGATGATTCTTCAATCCAGGTGCTTGAAGGATTAGAAGCCGTTCGGAAGCGTCCCGGAATGTATATTGGTTCCACGGACGGCCGCGGACTCCATCACCTAGTTTATGAAATTGTTGATAATGCGGTCGATGAGGCGTTAGCCGGTTATGGGAAAGAGATTAACGTCACGATTCACGCAGATAACAGTATTACCGTCGTTGACCATGGTCGTGGAATGCCAGTCGGGATGCATGCTTCCGGTATTCCAACCCCTGAAGTTATTTTGACGGTCCTCCACGCGGGCGGTAAGTTTGGTCAAGGGGGCTACAAGACGTCTGGGGGCCTTCACGGCGTCGGCGCGAGCGTGGTTAATGCGCTTTCGTCTGAGTTAACTGTCACGATCATCCGTGATGGCTATCGATACGTGGAACACTTTAAGGACGGTGGTCATCCAGTTGGGACCCTTGAAAAGAAGGGCAAGACGAACAAACCAACTGGGACGACGATGACGTTTAAGCCCGATGCCAGCATCTTTACGACCACCGTTTATAATTTTCAGACGTTAGCTGAACGGCTTCGTGAATCAGCCTTCTTGTTGAAAGGCGTTAAGATCACGTTAACTGACGAACGAGAAAACCAGGAACAAGAACTGGTTTTCCACTACGAAGATGGTATCAAAGCGTTTGTCAGTTATCTCAACGAGGATAAAGATACGCTGGGTGACATCATGTTCTTTGATGGCACTAAAGAAGGCGTGGAAGTGGAAGTCGCCGCACAATACAACGACGGCTACTCCGAAAACTTGTTGTCATTCGTTAACAACGTGCGGACGCCAGATGGTGGGACTCATGAAGTTGGGTTCCGGAGCGCGTGGACCAAAGCATTTAACGAATATGCCCGTAAAGTCGGCCTGTTAAAGGATAAGGATAAAAATCTTGAAGGCTCCGACGTGCGTGAAGGGTTATCGGCAGTTATTTCGTTGCGTGTGCCCGAAAATCTACTGCAATTTGAAGGCCAAACCAAGGAAAAACTAGGCACTCCAGAAGCCCGGACGATCGTTGACAATATCGTGAGCGAGCAGTTGCAATTCTTCTTGATGGAAAATGGCGAATTTGCGCAGATGCTGATCCGTAAGTCGACCAAAGCAAGGCAAGCTCGCGAAGCCGCACGCAAAGCCCGCGATGAGAGCCGGAATGGTAAACGCCGTCACAAGCAAGAACGGTTGCTATCCGGAAAGCTAACGCCTGCACAATCCAAGAACGCGAAGAAAAATGAATTGTTCCTCGTCGAAGGGGATTCGGCCGGTGGTTCTGCCAAACAAGGCCGTGACCGTAAGTTCCAAGCGATTTTACCGTTACGTGGTAAAGTGTTAAATACAGAAAAGGCCAAACTGGCAGATATTGTTAAAAATGAAGAAATCAACACGATGATTTACACGATTGGTGCGGGGGTTGGTCCAGAATTCGATATTAAGGCCAGCAACTACGACAAAGTCATCATCATGACCGATGCGGATACCGATGGTGCCCATATTCAAATTCTGTTATTGACCTTCTTCTACAAATACATGCGGCCAATGATCGATGCAGGCAAAATCTACATCGCCTTACCGCCACTGTATCGATTACAGAAGCGGCAGAATAAGCAAATGCGGACCGAATATGCTTGGACCGATGAAGAATTGACACTTAAGACCAAAACGTTTGGCAAGGGCTACGCGCTGCAACGGTATAAGGGTCTTGGTGAAATGAACGCAGAACAACTGTGGGAAACCACGATGGATCCTGAAAAGCGGACGTTGGTACGGGTTCGTATTGACGATGCAGCGTTAGCCGAAAAACGGGTCACGACCTTGATGGGTGATAAAGTGGAACCTCGTCGTAAATGGATCGAAAGTAACGTTCAATTTACGTTAGATGAGGATGGCTCATTACTTGATAACGAAGCCGTTTCATCCGCCCATCAGCAAGCTGACCAAGAGTTAGCACAACAATTAAAGCATTAG
- the plsY gene encoding glycerol-3-phosphate 1-O-acyltransferase PlsY, whose amino-acid sequence MKILIMLIVAYLIGSIPSGVIIGKLFFQTDIRLAGSGNIGTTNTYRVLGPTAGTIVMAMDILKGTIAALQPTLLFHMANRYTLLIGLAAILGHTFSIYIGFKGGKAVATSAGILLAYNWEFFLIASVIMFILVYTTSMVSVASMTAFPIVTLIAIFYYQDWLLSVVALVLTCFIFYRHRSNIARIKNGTESLVHFGIGWRRQQRANRK is encoded by the coding sequence TTGAAAATATTAATTATGCTGATCGTTGCCTACTTAATCGGCTCGATTCCTTCGGGTGTCATCATTGGCAAGCTATTCTTTCAAACTGATATCCGCTTAGCTGGAAGCGGCAATATTGGCACGACCAATACGTATCGCGTGTTAGGGCCGACTGCTGGGACGATCGTCATGGCAATGGACATCTTGAAAGGCACAATTGCAGCACTTCAACCGACGCTCTTATTTCATATGGCTAATCGCTACACCCTTTTGATCGGATTAGCCGCCATCCTGGGGCACACCTTTTCGATTTACATTGGCTTCAAGGGCGGTAAAGCCGTCGCAACCAGTGCCGGTATTCTGCTTGCCTACAATTGGGAGTTCTTCCTGATTGCGAGTGTCATCATGTTCATCTTAGTCTACACAACCAGTATGGTGAGTGTCGCCAGTATGACGGCATTTCCAATCGTCACCTTAATTGCCATCTTTTATTATCAAGACTGGCTACTTTCCGTGGTGGCACTTGTCCTGACATGCTTCATTTTTTACCGGCATCGCAGCAACATTGCTCGAATTAAAAACGGGACTGAGTCACTGGTCCATTTTGGGATTGGTTGGCGCCGCCAGCAACGCGCTAATCGCAAATAA
- a CDS encoding aldose 1-epimerase family protein, which yields MTVVLKNQYLTVSINEAGAELSSVKSNDGIEYMWQADKKYWGRHAPVLFPIVGRLKDDQYTVAGQAYHMGQHGFARDNDFSVVNQTDTTATLELTDTSATWAMYPYAFRLRLIYTLTDHELTVNYNVHNPANQDLLFAVGGHPAFNVPLADPNGDLADYRIRVAPRQVYSHIPLKAPLNDAANADELDLTKPLELNRELFKDDAVILALDHHETTLMLETDLDDHGVAMTIEDAPYVGMWSPYPAEAPFVCLEPWWGIADNVDSDGQLSHKMGINRLGANKTFDAKYDISFF from the coding sequence ATGACAGTCGTATTAAAGAATCAATATCTGACCGTTTCAATCAATGAAGCGGGGGCCGAATTAAGTAGTGTAAAGTCAAATGATGGCATCGAATATATGTGGCAAGCAGATAAGAAATATTGGGGACGGCATGCACCAGTCCTATTTCCAATCGTCGGCCGCTTGAAAGATGACCAGTATACCGTTGCCGGTCAAGCTTATCACATGGGCCAACATGGTTTTGCACGGGACAACGATTTCTCCGTCGTGAACCAAACGGACACGACGGCAACCTTGGAATTGACTGATACCAGTGCAACTTGGGCGATGTACCCGTATGCATTTCGGTTACGCCTGATTTATACGTTGACGGACCATGAATTGACCGTTAACTATAACGTGCATAATCCAGCCAACCAGGACTTGCTATTTGCAGTCGGGGGACATCCCGCTTTTAATGTGCCGCTAGCGGATCCTAATGGGGACTTGGCGGATTACCGGATTCGAGTGGCGCCACGCCAAGTTTACTCACATATTCCATTGAAGGCACCGCTGAATGATGCGGCCAATGCGGATGAGTTAGATTTGACGAAACCACTTGAACTGAACCGCGAATTGTTCAAAGATGATGCCGTTATTTTGGCTCTAGATCATCATGAGACGACTTTAATGCTGGAAACGGACTTAGATGATCATGGGGTGGCGATGACGATTGAAGACGCACCGTACGTCGGCATGTGGTCACCATACCCCGCAGAAGCGCCATTCGTCTGCTTAGAGCCATGGTGGGGCATCGCGGATAACGTGGACAGCGATGGCCAATTAAGCCATAAGATGGGCATTAATCGCCTTGGTGCGAATAAGACGTTTGATGCGAAATATGATATTAGTTTCTTTTAG
- the hslU gene encoding ATP-dependent protease ATPase subunit HslU, whose protein sequence is MEEINKTPKQIVAALDNYVIGQGQAKKAVAIALRNRYRRMELSAEMQEEITPKNMLMIGPTGVGKTEIARRLAKIVHAPFVKVEATKFTEVGYVGRDVESMVRDLVDVAIEMEKRQAYSGVRAKAVQAADKRLVKLLVPAQKKQAKQNGNEFQNMMNMFTQMQNGQTPDMNESSNEEVTDDVRNQRLSVADQLKSGRLEQSEVTIEMDDPQQAAAGSNNMLGQMGIDLGDSLGALMPKKRIKRTMPVAEAREILVREESEKLVNNADIYHDAIVRAENTGIIFIDEIDKITKGGQQGSGEVSREGVQRDILPIVEGSQISTKYGPINTDHILFIASGAFAESKPSDLIAELQGRFPIRVELDDLSQADFVKILTEPKNALIKQYIALIGTDNIKVTFTIEAIEAIASIAYKVNHETQNIGARRLHTILEKLLEELLYEGPDMEMGEVTITENYVNERIGNIAQDKDLSRYIL, encoded by the coding sequence ATGGAAGAAATCAATAAGACACCCAAACAAATCGTCGCTGCGCTGGACAACTATGTGATTGGTCAAGGCCAAGCTAAGAAAGCCGTTGCCATCGCTTTGCGCAACCGTTATCGGCGGATGGAACTGTCTGCTGAAATGCAAGAAGAGATCACACCTAAAAACATGCTGATGATTGGACCAACCGGGGTCGGTAAAACGGAAATTGCGCGGCGGTTAGCTAAAATCGTGCACGCGCCTTTCGTCAAGGTCGAAGCGACCAAGTTTACTGAAGTCGGCTATGTTGGTCGTGACGTAGAATCGATGGTGCGTGACCTCGTTGACGTCGCAATTGAAATGGAAAAGCGACAAGCTTATTCCGGCGTTCGGGCCAAAGCGGTCCAAGCTGCGGATAAACGCCTCGTTAAGCTGTTAGTGCCCGCACAAAAGAAGCAGGCCAAGCAAAATGGCAATGAATTCCAAAACATGATGAACATGTTTACCCAGATGCAGAATGGGCAAACACCGGACATGAATGAATCATCGAACGAAGAAGTGACGGATGATGTTCGTAACCAACGCTTATCCGTGGCTGATCAGCTCAAGAGTGGTCGCTTAGAACAATCCGAAGTCACGATTGAAATGGACGATCCACAACAGGCTGCTGCTGGTAGCAATAACATGTTGGGCCAAATGGGCATCGACTTGGGCGATAGCTTAGGTGCCTTAATGCCGAAGAAGCGCATCAAGCGGACAATGCCAGTTGCAGAAGCCCGTGAGATCTTAGTGCGTGAAGAATCTGAAAAATTAGTCAATAATGCGGATATTTATCACGACGCGATTGTCCGCGCCGAAAATACCGGGATTATTTTTATTGATGAAATTGATAAGATTACCAAGGGCGGCCAACAGGGTTCTGGTGAAGTTTCACGTGAAGGCGTTCAACGCGATATCTTACCAATCGTTGAAGGTTCTCAAATCTCAACCAAATACGGGCCAATCAACACTGATCACATCCTGTTTATTGCTTCTGGTGCCTTTGCCGAAAGCAAGCCTAGTGATCTGATTGCTGAATTACAGGGCCGTTTTCCAATTCGGGTCGAACTTGACGACTTGAGCCAAGCAGACTTCGTTAAGATTTTAACGGAACCGAAGAACGCGTTGATCAAACAATATATTGCCTTGATCGGTACAGACAATATCAAGGTGACCTTCACGATCGAAGCGATTGAAGCCATTGCCTCGATCGCCTACAAGGTCAACCATGAGACGCAAAATATCGGTGCGCGGCGTTTGCATACCATTCTTGAAAAATTACTTGAAGAATTGCTGTACGAAGGCCCAGATATGGAAATGGGTGAAGTGACAATCACGGAAAATTACGTTAACGAGCGTATCGGCAATATTGCACAGGATAAGGACCTTAGTCGCTATATCTTATAA
- the hslV gene encoding HslVU peptidase proteolytic subunit, producing MTTKFEATTICAVRQNGHNAMAGDGQVTMGEKVVMKGTAHKVRRIYNDQVVVGFAGSVADAFNLEDRFEKKLNEFSGNLQRAAVELAQEWRSDQALQKLEALLIVMNKDDMLLVSGSGEVITPDNDVLAIGSGGNFALAAARAMQLHAKDMSAKEVAEAAIHIAGDIDIFTNHNVISETL from the coding sequence ATGACAACGAAATTTGAAGCAACAACGATCTGTGCCGTTCGTCAAAACGGCCATAATGCTATGGCTGGTGATGGCCAAGTGACGATGGGTGAAAAAGTCGTCATGAAGGGGACGGCGCACAAGGTCCGTCGTATTTACAATGACCAAGTTGTCGTTGGCTTTGCGGGCAGTGTCGCGGATGCTTTTAACCTCGAAGATCGTTTTGAAAAGAAACTCAACGAATTTTCTGGTAACTTACAACGGGCTGCCGTTGAATTAGCACAGGAATGGCGTAGCGACCAAGCTCTCCAAAAATTGGAAGCTTTGTTGATCGTTATGAACAAAGACGACATGCTACTGGTTTCAGGGAGCGGTGAAGTCATTACGCCGGATAACGACGTGCTGGCCATCGGTTCTGGTGGTAACTTTGCCTTAGCAGCGGCGCGGGCAATGCAGTTGCATGCCAAGGACATGAGCGCAAAAGAAGTTGCTGAAGCAGCGATCCACATCGCTGGTGACATCGATATCTTTACGAACCATAACGTTATTTCAGAAACCTTGTAA
- the xerC gene encoding tyrosine recombinase XerC, which produces METDYLALFLKYVRVERQYSEETAAAYREDIQAFNDFLTANGGAKAYTEVDRLDVNVYLSHLYDRHLTRNSIARKVSSLRSFYNFLVKNDLAQLNPFVYVQLKKHAARLPRFFYQKELDVLFKTVYADDSIMGARNAALLEVLYGTGIRLSECVDLQLSDIDYDLKMMLIRGKGDKERYVPFGRYAAAALQHYQTVCRQPVMEKYGQTHQTVFINRHGGPITGGGIEYVLNQIVKKSSLTADIHPHMLRHTFATQMLNNGADLRTVQELLGHTSLSTTQIYAHVTKEHLQQDYRQFFPRATRESTKETEHDNEI; this is translated from the coding sequence ATGGAGACAGATTATTTGGCCCTTTTTTTGAAATACGTACGGGTCGAACGGCAATATTCAGAAGAGACCGCCGCAGCTTACCGGGAAGATATTCAAGCTTTTAATGATTTCTTAACGGCAAACGGCGGCGCGAAAGCGTATACTGAAGTTGACCGGTTGGATGTCAATGTTTATTTGAGTCATCTATATGACCGGCATTTGACGCGGAACTCGATTGCTCGTAAGGTGTCAAGCTTACGGTCGTTCTATAACTTTTTAGTTAAGAACGATTTAGCGCAATTGAATCCGTTTGTCTACGTGCAACTAAAAAAACACGCCGCGCGCTTACCCCGGTTCTTTTATCAAAAAGAATTGGACGTGCTCTTCAAAACCGTCTATGCGGATGACAGTATCATGGGCGCTCGTAATGCCGCCTTGCTTGAAGTCTTGTACGGGACTGGTATCCGGCTGAGTGAATGCGTCGATCTGCAATTAAGCGACATCGACTATGACCTCAAAATGATGTTGATTCGTGGGAAGGGCGACAAGGAGCGTTACGTGCCATTTGGCCGTTACGCTGCCGCCGCCCTGCAACACTATCAAACTGTCTGTCGGCAACCTGTGATGGAAAAGTATGGTCAGACCCATCAAACCGTGTTTATCAACCGGCACGGGGGCCCAATCACGGGCGGTGGCATCGAATACGTGCTTAATCAAATCGTGAAAAAGAGCAGTTTGACGGCGGATATTCATCCGCATATGTTGCGGCATACGTTTGCGACCCAGATGCTGAACAATGGGGCGGATCTCCGGACCGTACAAGAACTATTGGGGCATACGAGCTTGTCGACGACGCAAATATACGCGCACGTGACTAAGGAACACTTACAACAAGATTATCGTCAATTTTTCCCACGAGCCACGCGGGAATCGACAAAGGAGACTGAACATGACAACGAAATTTGA
- the trmFO gene encoding FADH(2)-oxidizing methylenetetrahydrofolate--tRNA-(uracil(54)-C(5))-methyltransferase TrmFO: protein MASTPTVNVIGAGLAGSEAAWHIANMGVNVRLYEMRPSKMTPAHHTAQFAELVCTNSLRANQLANAAGLLKAEMRQMDSIVMQAAEHHAVPAGGALAVDRDTFSAEITEAITALPNVEIINEEITSLPDGITVVATGPLTAASLAKSIQAFNDEDDLHFFDAAAPILTKDSIDMDKVYLKSRYDRGEAAYLNCPMTEEEFNVFYDALIHAEMAEAHDFENSDVFEGCMPIEVMAQRGRQTMLFGPLKPVGLEDPKTGKQPFAVVQLRQDDATGALYNIVGFQTHLKWGEQKRVFSLIPGLENVEFVRYGVMHRNTFMKSPKLLLPTYQTQQRADLFFAGQMTGVEGYIESAASGIVAGTNAARLALGLEPLVFPTDTMMGAMAHYITHTNANNFQPMNANFGIMPKLSQRIRDKRERNTAISERALADLATFKDETLTVNN, encoded by the coding sequence ATGGCATCAACACCAACAGTAAACGTTATCGGCGCCGGACTAGCAGGTTCGGAGGCCGCTTGGCACATCGCCAATATGGGCGTCAACGTTCGTTTATACGAAATGCGCCCAAGCAAAATGACTCCCGCACACCACACGGCACAATTCGCGGAGTTAGTCTGCACCAACTCATTACGTGCGAACCAACTCGCTAATGCGGCGGGACTTTTGAAAGCTGAAATGCGGCAAATGGATTCAATCGTCATGCAAGCGGCTGAACACCACGCCGTTCCAGCCGGGGGCGCGTTGGCCGTCGACCGCGACACGTTCTCAGCTGAGATTACTGAAGCGATTACCGCGTTACCAAACGTCGAAATAATTAATGAAGAAATCACCAGTTTACCAGATGGCATCACCGTGGTGGCGACCGGGCCATTGACGGCGGCCTCACTAGCGAAGTCGATCCAAGCTTTCAATGACGAAGACGACCTGCACTTCTTTGATGCGGCTGCGCCAATTTTGACTAAAGATTCGATCGATATGGATAAGGTTTATCTGAAGTCACGTTATGACCGTGGCGAAGCGGCTTACTTGAACTGCCCAATGACGGAAGAAGAATTCAATGTCTTCTACGACGCTTTGATCCATGCGGAAATGGCAGAAGCCCATGACTTTGAAAATTCGGATGTCTTCGAAGGCTGCATGCCAATCGAAGTCATGGCTCAACGCGGTCGTCAGACGATGCTGTTCGGACCGCTTAAGCCGGTGGGGTTGGAAGATCCAAAGACCGGGAAGCAGCCGTTCGCTGTCGTTCAATTACGCCAAGACGATGCGACAGGGGCCCTGTACAACATCGTGGGTTTCCAGACGCATTTAAAATGGGGCGAACAAAAACGGGTCTTCTCGTTGATCCCAGGCCTGGAAAACGTCGAATTTGTCCGCTATGGTGTCATGCATCGCAATACCTTCATGAAGTCACCGAAACTGTTGTTACCAACGTATCAGACACAACAACGGGCTGATCTGTTCTTTGCGGGGCAAATGACTGGTGTGGAAGGTTACATTGAAAGTGCGGCAAGTGGGATCGTCGCCGGGACCAACGCAGCTCGTTTAGCCCTCGGACTGGAACCCCTAGTTTTCCCAACGGATACGATGATGGGTGCAATGGCCCATTACATTACGCATACCAATGCGAATAATTTCCAGCCGATGAACGCTAACTTTGGAATTATGCCGAAATTAAGTCAACGGATTCGCGACAAGCGTGAGCGCAACACGGCGATTTCAGAACGCGCGTTAGCTGATTTGGCAACGTTCAAAGACGAAACCTTGACCGTTAATAACTAA